One Peribacillus simplex NBRC 15720 = DSM 1321 genomic region harbors:
- a CDS encoding transglycosylase domain-containing protein: MNNNQKDRFLTVWKQLTRFFQNEKTQKNARVTYQVIWNLTLILIIVGILGFSFAGGVGAGYFAALVNDEPVRSKEDLKKDIYNYEETSEVYFADKVYLGKLKSDLEREEVSIDKVSEHLKNAVIATEDEYFYEHDGVVPKAILRAVYQEFSNATVQSGGSTLTQQLIKNQVLTNEVSFERKAKEILLALRVEKFFEKEEILETYLNVSTLGRNSSGRNIAGVESAAEGIFGVEAKDLTLPQSAFIAGLPQSPFGYTPYTQKGKLKENQEPGINRMKTVLKRMYSNGYITKEEYDKANAYDITKDFIGKTEMPSEKYPWLTYEIEKRSIEILSVSLAKEDGYEEKDLKNDDLKDQYLALADRKLRQNGYQIYTTIDKKIYDKMQEVTKNYPNYGYDKTAQVVDPDTKEMKTVSEPVEAGAILIENKTGKIISFVGGRDFKREQTNHATASLRSNGSTMKPLLVYGPGIELGKISPGSVSANVPISIPAGKMWRPGNYGGGSYTGVTTAREALKNSYNIPAALFYMKIINQGPASYLEKMGFTTVTKEDYSNPSMSLGAMSKGVTVEENVNAFGTFANSGEFVDAYMIDKIVSKDGEVIYEHKAKPVEVFSPQAAYLTLDMMRDVVNSGTAASVRNRLAFSSDWAGKTGTSQNYWDAWFVATNPNVSFGTWLGYDTPKSLQGTYNGLEYNKRNMYYWADLINAAYKVDPKLIDPDKRFEMPGGIVSRSFCGVSGLLPSSSCQKAGLVKSDLFIAKYAPSKADDSFIDGRYVSVGSKRYGALPQTPGEFTSGGFMLNPDSFADIGLKYVDDPGSVIPGGEKSGNVVGAKAKLNDNGKAPDPLSITISNDKITWGLHHEGDVVGYRVYKDGKKVASINAGESLVYKVGSGGSYYVTAVDIVGKESSSSQRVESGAKKTGSKEDSTKSKDDRGKDKIANEDKKPDSKEENGSDKETDKEADKETETETDIDKNKEPAQDKDQSKENTDKENPETDKDQDTVNDKEQDTDKAEEEEE, encoded by the coding sequence ATGAATAATAATCAAAAAGATAGATTTCTAACAGTCTGGAAGCAGCTGACCCGTTTTTTTCAAAATGAAAAAACACAAAAGAACGCGCGGGTTACATACCAAGTCATTTGGAATTTAACGCTGATCCTCATTATTGTCGGGATTCTAGGATTCTCATTCGCCGGCGGCGTCGGGGCCGGCTATTTCGCTGCCCTCGTCAATGATGAGCCGGTACGCTCAAAAGAAGATTTGAAAAAAGACATTTACAATTATGAAGAGACCTCTGAAGTATACTTTGCTGATAAAGTATACTTGGGCAAACTTAAGAGTGACCTTGAGCGTGAAGAAGTGTCCATCGATAAAGTTTCCGAGCATCTAAAAAATGCAGTCATCGCTACAGAGGATGAGTATTTTTATGAGCATGACGGGGTTGTCCCGAAAGCCATCCTGCGTGCCGTTTACCAGGAATTTTCGAATGCAACCGTCCAATCGGGAGGAAGTACATTAACACAGCAGCTCATTAAAAACCAGGTCCTGACCAACGAAGTATCATTTGAACGGAAAGCAAAAGAAATCCTTCTTGCGCTCCGGGTCGAAAAGTTCTTTGAAAAAGAAGAGATTTTGGAAACCTACTTAAACGTCTCCACTTTGGGACGAAACTCTTCAGGCCGTAACATCGCTGGTGTCGAGTCCGCCGCTGAAGGTATTTTTGGCGTGGAGGCCAAAGATCTAACACTGCCCCAATCAGCCTTTATCGCTGGATTGCCGCAAAGCCCTTTCGGTTATACACCATATACCCAGAAAGGAAAACTGAAAGAAAATCAAGAGCCCGGCATCAACCGGATGAAAACCGTTTTAAAGCGGATGTATAGTAACGGATACATAACAAAAGAAGAATATGATAAAGCAAACGCATACGACATAACAAAAGACTTTATCGGTAAAACGGAGATGCCATCCGAGAAATATCCATGGCTCACCTATGAAATCGAAAAACGCTCCATCGAAATTCTATCTGTCAGTCTTGCAAAAGAAGATGGATATGAAGAGAAAGATTTAAAGAATGATGATTTAAAAGATCAATATCTAGCACTTGCAGATCGTAAGCTGCGTCAAAACGGCTATCAGATTTATACGACAATCGATAAAAAGATTTATGACAAGATGCAGGAAGTAACGAAAAACTATCCGAATTACGGATACGATAAAACGGCACAAGTCGTCGATCCTGATACAAAAGAAATGAAAACGGTGAGTGAGCCCGTTGAAGCCGGGGCCATTCTAATCGAAAATAAAACAGGAAAAATCATCAGTTTCGTAGGTGGCCGTGATTTCAAGCGGGAACAGACGAACCATGCAACCGCATCACTGCGATCGAACGGATCAACGATGAAGCCGCTGCTCGTATATGGCCCAGGAATCGAGTTAGGAAAGATCTCACCTGGAAGCGTATCAGCCAACGTACCCATTTCCATTCCAGCAGGAAAAATGTGGCGTCCAGGAAACTATGGCGGCGGTAGCTATACGGGAGTAACGACAGCGCGTGAGGCACTGAAGAATTCCTATAATATCCCGGCAGCGCTCTTTTACATGAAAATAATCAACCAAGGTCCAGCTTCCTATTTGGAAAAAATGGGCTTTACAACAGTGACGAAAGAGGATTACTCTAATCCTTCCATGTCATTGGGAGCTATGTCAAAAGGTGTAACAGTTGAAGAAAACGTCAATGCATTTGGTACATTTGCCAATTCAGGGGAGTTCGTCGATGCCTATATGATCGATAAAATCGTATCGAAAGATGGCGAGGTCATCTATGAACATAAAGCGAAGCCAGTGGAAGTATTTTCTCCGCAAGCCGCTTACCTGACACTTGATATGATGCGTGATGTCGTAAACAGCGGGACGGCCGCTTCGGTCAGGAACCGACTTGCCTTCTCGAGTGATTGGGCAGGTAAGACCGGAACTTCACAAAACTATTGGGACGCTTGGTTCGTCGCTACCAATCCTAATGTATCATTCGGTACATGGCTGGGATATGACACACCGAAATCCTTGCAAGGGACCTATAATGGTCTTGAATATAATAAACGTAATATGTATTATTGGGCAGATCTGATCAATGCCGCATATAAAGTCGACCCTAAACTCATCGACCCCGATAAGCGATTTGAAATGCCGGGCGGAATTGTAAGCCGTTCCTTCTGTGGCGTTTCAGGACTGCTGCCTTCAAGCTCATGCCAAAAGGCCGGGCTTGTCAAATCGGATTTATTCATTGCCAAATATGCTCCGTCAAAGGCGGATGATAGTTTCATAGATGGACGATATGTATCAGTCGGCAGCAAACGCTACGGAGCCCTTCCGCAAACGCCTGGCGAATTCACAAGCGGCGGGTTCATGTTGAATCCCGATTCTTTTGCAGATATCGGATTGAAATATGTCGATGACCCGGGATCCGTGATTCCTGGAGGCGAAAAATCAGGAAATGTCGTCGGGGCGAAAGCGAAATTGAATGATAATGGCAAAGCACCCGATCCCCTATCTATAACGATCAGTAACGATAAGATTACATGGGGCCTGCATCATGAAGGAGATGTCGTCGGTTATCGTGTCTATAAAGACGGCAAAAAAGTGGCGAGCATCAATGCTGGGGAGAGTCTTGTTTACAAAGTCGGCTCAGGCGGTTCCTATTATGTAACGGCCGTAGACATAGTCGGTAAAGAATCATCCTCTTCTCAACGTGTTGAAAGCGGCGCTAAAAAGACTGGTTCAAAAGAAGATTCCACAAAAAGTAAAGATGACCGTGGAAAAGATAAAATAGCTAACGAGGATAAAAAACCAGACTCTAAAGAAGAGAACGGTTCAGATAAAGAAACAGATAAAGAAGCAGATAAAGAAACAGAAACAGAAACGGATATAGATAAAAATAAAGAGCCAGCTCAAGACAAAGATCAGAGCAAAGAGAATACAGATAAAGAAAATCCAGAGACCGACAAAGATCAAGACACAGTCAATGATAAAGAGCAAGACACGGATAAAGCAGAAGAAGAGGAAGAATGA
- a CDS encoding GNAT family N-acetyltransferase, whose protein sequence is MEYNKTFYTKELQTLSGTLIIEGPLSGEKMSTYEFHEDLVAFRPPALQHKALIEIADLPEGRIFIARENETIVGYVTYLYPDPLERWSEIEMEDLIELGAIEVIPKYRGASVGKNLIRLSMEDNSVEDFIIITTEYYWHWDLKGTGLNIWEYRKVMEKMMSAGGLVYFATDDPEISSHPANCLMARIGKRVPPESIQKFDQLRFMNRFMY, encoded by the coding sequence ATGGAATATAATAAGACCTTTTATACTAAGGAACTGCAGACATTAAGCGGAACGCTCATCATCGAGGGGCCGTTAAGCGGCGAAAAAATGTCCACTTATGAGTTTCACGAAGACTTGGTCGCCTTTCGCCCGCCTGCTTTGCAGCATAAAGCGTTAATAGAGATTGCAGACTTACCTGAGGGCAGGATCTTTATCGCCCGTGAAAATGAAACAATCGTGGGTTATGTAACTTACTTATATCCCGATCCCTTGGAGCGCTGGTCGGAAATCGAGATGGAGGACCTGATTGAGCTTGGTGCAATCGAGGTCATCCCTAAATACCGGGGTGCCTCCGTCGGGAAGAACCTAATCCGCCTTTCAATGGAAGACAATTCGGTTGAAGACTTCATCATCATCACCACTGAATACTATTGGCATTGGGATTTGAAAGGGACAGGGCTGAATATTTGGGAATATCGCAAGGTCATGGAAAAAATGATGAGTGCGGGTGGCTTGGTCTACTTTGCAACAGATGATCCTGAAATCAGTTCCCACCCGGCCAACTGCCTGATGGCCCGTATTGGCAAAAGAGTCCCGCCGGAA
- the acsA gene encoding acetate--CoA ligase gives MNVKALPVVEGNYNLKNYDEKYKKFDWSETEKEFSWSETGKVNLAYEAIDRHVETYKKNKVALYYKDDNRNEKYTFKEMKDYTNQAANVFKNIANVEKGDRVFIFMPRSPELYFALLGAIKTGAVVGPLFEAFMEGAIRDRLEDSEASVIVTTPELLPRVPVDELPHLKHIFLVGENIKEEGKYHHFNKKLKEADKKFEIEWVDRNDGLILHYTSGSTGKPKGVLHVHNAMIQHYQTARWVLDLQDEDVYWCTADPGWVTGTSYGIFGPWLTGTSNVIVGGRFKPESWYKTLEDFGVTVWYSAPTAFRMLMGAGDEIVKRFDLSSLRHILSVGEPLNPEVVRWGMKVFNHRIHDTWWMTETGAQVICNYPCLEIKPGSMGKPIPGVIAAIVDDQGNELPPHRMGNLAIKKGWPSMMKTVWKNEAKYESYFMPGDWYVSGDSAYMDEDGFFWFQGRVDDVIMTAGERVGPFEVESKLVEHPAVAEAGVIGKPDPVRGEIIKAFIALRDGYDANDELIEEIRTFVKHGLAAHAAPREIEFRDKLPKTRSGKIMRRVLKAWELDLPTGDLSSMED, from the coding sequence ATGAATGTGAAAGCGTTGCCAGTAGTGGAAGGTAATTATAATTTAAAGAATTATGATGAAAAATACAAGAAGTTTGACTGGTCAGAGACGGAAAAGGAATTCTCCTGGTCTGAAACCGGTAAAGTGAATCTTGCGTATGAAGCCATTGACCGCCATGTCGAAACATACAAAAAGAATAAAGTAGCCCTTTATTACAAAGACGATAACAGAAATGAAAAGTATACATTCAAGGAAATGAAAGATTATACGAACCAAGCGGCCAATGTGTTCAAGAACATTGCCAATGTTGAAAAAGGTGATCGTGTTTTCATCTTCATGCCTCGCTCCCCGGAGCTTTATTTTGCATTGTTGGGTGCGATTAAAACGGGAGCGGTCGTAGGGCCGTTGTTCGAAGCCTTCATGGAAGGCGCCATAAGGGATCGTCTTGAAGATAGTGAGGCAAGTGTGATTGTGACGACACCTGAACTTTTGCCGCGCGTCCCAGTGGATGAATTACCCCATTTAAAGCATATATTCTTGGTGGGGGAAAACATAAAAGAAGAAGGAAAGTACCATCACTTCAATAAAAAGTTAAAAGAAGCCGACAAAAAATTCGAAATTGAATGGGTGGATCGGAATGACGGTCTGATTCTTCACTATACCTCCGGTTCCACAGGCAAACCAAAAGGAGTGCTTCACGTTCATAACGCGATGATCCAGCATTATCAAACGGCAAGATGGGTCCTTGATTTGCAGGACGAGGACGTGTATTGGTGCACAGCGGACCCTGGATGGGTGACAGGGACGTCATACGGGATCTTTGGGCCGTGGCTAACAGGGACCTCGAATGTCATTGTAGGCGGGCGATTCAAGCCTGAATCCTGGTACAAGACCTTGGAGGATTTTGGTGTCACGGTATGGTATAGTGCCCCGACAGCCTTCAGGATGCTGATGGGCGCAGGTGATGAAATCGTTAAGCGGTTCGATTTAAGTTCTCTACGCCATATTTTAAGTGTCGGTGAACCGTTGAACCCGGAAGTGGTGCGTTGGGGAATGAAGGTATTCAATCACCGGATCCATGATACATGGTGGATGACGGAGACCGGGGCTCAGGTCATCTGTAATTATCCTTGCCTGGAAATCAAACCGGGTTCGATGGGTAAACCGATTCCTGGTGTGATAGCGGCAATAGTGGATGATCAAGGCAACGAGCTTCCGCCGCATAGAATGGGGAACCTTGCCATCAAGAAAGGGTGGCCTTCGATGATGAAGACCGTCTGGAAGAATGAAGCGAAATATGAATCTTACTTTATGCCAGGTGATTGGTATGTTTCCGGAGATTCCGCATATATGGATGAAGATGGTTTTTTCTGGTTCCAAGGCCGGGTTGATGATGTCATCATGACGGCAGGGGAGAGAGTAGGACCTTTCGAAGTGGAAAGCAAGTTGGTCGAGCATCCAGCCGTAGCTGAAGCGGGGGTCATCGGTAAGCCAGATCCAGTTCGGGGAGAAATTATCAAAGCGTTTATCGCCCTTCGTGACGGATACGATGCAAACGATGAGTTGATTGAGGAAATTCGTACATTTGTAAAGCATGGTCTAGCAGCACATGCGGCACCTCGTGAAATTGAATTCAGGGATAAACTTCCTAAAACAAGAAGCGGTAAAATAATGCGCCGTGTCTTGAAAGCTTGGGAGCTTGATCTGCCAACTGGTGATTTATCATCGATGGAGGATTGA
- the tyrS gene encoding tyrosine--tRNA ligase — protein sequence MELLKDLEWRGIIYQQTNEEGFKDLLEKEKISLYCGVDPTADSMHIGHLLPFLTLRRFQQHGHRPLVLVGGATGLIGDPSGKKEERQLQTLEKVLYNADCIKGQLSHIFEFDGENGAVMVNNYDWIGKIDMVTFLRDYGKYIGINYMLAKDTVASRLDTGISFTEFAYTILQGIDFGHLYRNYDCKLQIGGSDQWGNITTGLEMIRKSNDENAKAFGMTIPLVTKADGTKFGKTEGGAIWLDPEKTTPYEFYQFWINTADADVVKYLKFFTFLSREVIEELEQSVQSEPHLRKAQKALGEEMTRLIHGQEALDQAIKISAALFSGEVKNLSAAEIKLGFKDVPSFERESKEDIGLVDLIVEAKISPSKRQAREDIQNGAISINGEKVTDLQYVVTEAAKIEGEFILVRRGKKKYTLVK from the coding sequence ATGGAATTGCTTAAAGACCTCGAGTGGAGAGGGATTATTTATCAACAAACGAATGAAGAGGGTTTTAAGGACCTTTTAGAAAAAGAAAAAATTTCTTTATACTGTGGTGTAGATCCAACTGCGGATAGTATGCACATCGGACATCTATTGCCATTCTTGACATTGCGCCGTTTCCAGCAGCACGGTCATCGTCCCCTTGTGCTAGTAGGCGGTGCGACTGGACTTATTGGTGATCCAAGCGGTAAAAAAGAGGAACGCCAGCTGCAAACGCTGGAAAAAGTGCTTTATAATGCAGACTGCATAAAAGGGCAGCTATCCCACATCTTTGAATTCGACGGTGAAAATGGTGCGGTCATGGTCAATAACTATGACTGGATAGGTAAAATCGATATGGTTACGTTCTTGCGTGATTACGGGAAATACATCGGCATTAACTACATGCTGGCAAAAGATACGGTTGCTTCCCGCTTGGATACGGGAATTTCCTTTACTGAATTTGCGTACACGATCTTACAAGGAATTGATTTCGGTCATTTATACAGAAATTATGACTGTAAATTGCAAATTGGCGGCAGTGATCAATGGGGCAACATTACGACCGGCCTTGAAATGATCAGGAAATCCAATGATGAGAATGCTAAAGCATTCGGTATGACGATCCCGCTCGTAACGAAAGCGGATGGAACGAAATTCGGTAAAACGGAAGGCGGAGCGATTTGGCTTGACCCGGAAAAGACGACTCCGTATGAATTTTACCAATTCTGGATCAATACAGCCGATGCTGATGTAGTGAAATACCTGAAATTCTTCACATTCCTATCTCGTGAGGTGATTGAAGAGTTAGAGCAATCCGTACAGTCCGAACCGCATTTACGTAAAGCGCAAAAAGCTTTAGGGGAAGAAATGACCCGTTTGATTCATGGTCAGGAAGCTCTTGACCAAGCAATCAAAATCTCTGCCGCCCTATTCAGCGGTGAGGTGAAGAATTTAAGTGCAGCGGAAATCAAATTGGGCTTTAAAGATGTCCCTAGCTTCGAACGTGAAAGCAAGGAAGATATCGGTTTGGTCGATTTAATCGTTGAAGCGAAAATTTCGCCATCAAAGCGTCAAGCCCGTGAAGATATTCAGAATGGGGCAATCTCCATAAATGGGGAGAAAGTGACGGATCTGCAATATGTAGTGACGGAAGCTGCCAAGATTGAAGGGGAGTTCATTCTCGTTCGTCGCGGCAAGAAGAAATACACATTAGTGAAATGA